Below is a genomic region from Citrobacter europaeus.
TTTGAACATATGAAGGATACGGAATGGATAACGAAAAGGGCCATAACCGGCCCGGGCACGATGGCCTGTTTAAGCTTTTTCTGCGTGAGCCGGACACTGCGAGGGATTTCCTGGCAGTTCATCTTCCCGCAGATATCCGCGCGCAGGTTCGTCTCGATACGCTGAAGCTTGAAGCGGGTAGTTTTGTGGATCAGAAGCTTCGCGAACTGCACTCGGATGTACTGTATTCGGTGGAAACCGCAGAAGGTCACGCCGGGTACATATACTGTCTTGTGGAACACCAGTCGACCGCAGACCGGATGATGGCCTGGCGGATGATGCGTTACTCGATGGCAGTGATGGATGCCCACCTGAAAAAGGGTAACGGAACACTGCCGGTGGTGGTGCCGTTGCTGTTTTATCAGGGAACGGTGCGGCCTTACCCATACAGTACAGACTGGATGGACTGTTTCGATGTACCGGCGCTGGCGCGGGAGGTTTACTCCCGACCGTGGCCCCTGGTGGATGTCAGCGTCATGGAGGACTGCGACCTGCAGTCTCACCGTCGCATGGCATTACTGGAGCTGGTTCAGCGGGATATCCGGCATCGCGACGCTGCATCGCTGCTGCGTGATGTTGTACAGCTGATTCGACTAGCCGGAAATACCCGGGAGCAGGTGGAAGCCGTCCTGTGTTATATTATCTACAATGGCATGACAAGCGAGAGTATCACGCCGTTTTTATACGAACTGGCCGGTGAGATCCCGGAGTATAAGGAGTTGATCATGGGCACAATTGCACAGCAACTGAAAGAAGAAGGTATCCAGCAGGGTATCCAGCAGGGTATTCAGCAGGAGCGTCAGGCCAGCCTTGAGCGTGAGCAGAAGACGTTACTGGAAACTGCGTATGCCTTGCTTGACAATGGTGTCAGCCTGGAAGTGGTGATTAAATCCACAGGTCTGAGCCGCGAGACGCTGGAACAACCGCGTCATTAACATCAAGGGTTATCGACCTTCTCTACATTGAGTAAATTCATGTATGCAGAACGCCAGCAATGATGCTGGCGTTTTTTTTCATTTTTGCATAAAGAGTTGTTTATTGAGCGCTAAGCCAAATCTCCGCACGATTGCCGTAATTACGGTCATCCACGGGATTTTTCATGAACACACAAGCGCTTTTCTGCCTGAGCCTGCCGCTGGTGATTGCCGGGTGTGCACAGCAGACCTCCACCCAAACCGCTCGCGACAGCGCATTTGCACAGAGTCAGCAGCCTTCCGTCTTCTCTGATATTTACCAGCGATCACCGGAGGTGACTCGCAGCGGGCGTTACACGCTGGTCAGTATTAAAAGTGAGGATGCGCAGCGGGAACCGCTCAACCAGCTCATCGATATTACTATGCCAGGGCAACTGGTTAACTCAGTCGGTGACGGATTTCGCTACCTGCTGTTTCAGTCTGGTTATTCCCTGTGCGGACATTATGGTGCTGACTTTTCTGAGCTGCTGAACCGGCCATTGCCGGCCGTTCAGCGCAAAATTGGGCCGATGCGACTCAGTGAGGCACTGCAGGTGGTCGCCGGTCCTGCCTGGCGAATGTCCGTGGATGAAGTCAACCGGGAGGTCTGTTTCGTATTGCGTGATGCATATCGGGTACAGGCTAAAACTAAAGCACTGACATCTGTCACACCCGCCGTGACTGGCGCCGCAAGAACCTCCTCCCCGGAAACCACCCGCAATCCTTATACCGGCGTTCTGCCGGGGAATAAAGCTGAACCCGTGATCACCGGCCAGCACCTGGCGGCGAAGAAAGGTACTGAACTGAAACCGGTCAGTCAGTCACTTCCTGTCCCTGCCCTGAGACCTGGTGGGACACCGGTAACGTCAGGAGTGTCCTCTGTCCCCCCCGTGAAACAAGTCTCTTCTCCGGCTCCGCGCAATCCGTTCACAGGAAAAAACCTGACCGGGACCACCCTGGCGGCGTCTCATTCACCGGCGCCTGTGGGAGAGAAGGCTCAGGCCAAAACACCGTCTCCCTCAACCGTTAAGGCTGTAAATCCGGCGACGGCTACGGTACTGGCCACGACAACAAAACCGTTAACCGGTACGCCTGTAGCTGCAGTGGCCAGTGGCCCTGAGTGGAAGGCGGTTGTCGGCAGCACGCTCAAAGAGTCCCTGACTGACTGGGCCGGAAGAGCTGACTGTCCGGGGGGAGGACACTGGGTGGTTATCTGGCAGACCCCTACGGATTACCGCATTGACGCACCGCTGGTATTTAAAGGCAACTTTGAGACGGCGCTGGTTCAGGTGTTTGACCTTTATAAGAAAGCTGACAAGCCCTTATTTGCTGAAGCTTCCCGCCTGCAGTGCCTAGTCTCAGTTGCGGATAAACCGGCTGACCGGTCGTAGCTATGGGCTGGTTTATTGTCGCTCTGGGCTCCGTGTTTCTGCTTGTCGTCGGACATGTCCAGACCACTCAGCGAAGCGAGGTTGTCAAAGCGCAGCAGTCGGGGAGTTCGTATCTGTTGGCCCGGCAAATGTTATTGCTGGCCGCGGGAATTAATGACTGGCGCTACCGACATACCCTGACGGACGGAACGGTCGCCTTGTCAGAACTGGCCCTGCCGGTGGCTCCTGACAGCCGTATCCGACATGTCATTGTGGCTAACCGGCTGTGGGTCTGGATGCCTGAAGTCCCGGGTCTGGTGGATGCGCTGCGTGAACAGTCAGGTGGGTCGGCATTAACTGGCACGGTGACGCAGGGGCAACTGGTCTGGTTATCCGGTGTGGCTTCGGGGTTGCCTTTACCGGCAGGTATTCAGAACGGGGATGTGGTCTACCTCAATTAGGAAAATCTTTAATGATAAGAAAATATTACAAAGTCAGGCTCCGTGTTGCAGCTACAGCCATCGCCGCCGCACTTTCGCTGCCGGCCTGTACTTTTCAGGAAATGGACAGGATGTCGCGCAGTGCGCAGGCCAGCGGTGATATTGCCCGCGGTCATGTCAGTGAGCAGATGCGATCCTCACAGGGAGCGCTGGTCTGGACGGATAAACCCTGGGTCAATCTCAAACCCGTCCCGACAGTGTCACGGGGTATCACTCAGGAAAACTTCCCTGACTGTCAGATAACACTGGCACGAGACGGACTGACTCTGCCGGAAGTTGGAGAGCGAATCACTGCGCTTTGCGGTGTCAGGGTAATTTTTTCACCCGATGCGCTGGTAGCAGGTCAGTCGTCCGGTACCACGCGGGCACTGAATGGTCCATTACCGGTACCGGATAACAATGGAAGAATTCCGTTGGATCAACTGGGCGGCGCTGTTGATTCGGCACGCGCGACCGCCACTCCAGTGGTACTGAGTGGCCTGCGCTGGCAGGGCAAACTGTCCGGTCTGCTGGACATGATTTCGGCCAGGACAGGCCTCACCCCGCGTATGGATAACGGGGCAATTCTGTTTTCACTCCTGGAGACGCGTACTTTCCAGTTCACATTTCTGAATACCAATATTACCAGTAATGCCAGTGTTACCTCGGGTTCAACAAGCAGTATGGGAACCAGTGGTGGCAGTACAAACAGTTCGGTGTCAGGGGATTCAAGCTCTTCGCAGCAGACGACGGTCGACCAGAGCCGTAATGTCTATGACGATATGAAAAAGACGCTGGAAACCATGGTGACTCCGCAAAAGGGACGTTTCTGGCTGTCGGCCAGTACCGGCACTCTGACGGTAACGGATACCCCTTCTGTACTCAACAGTATCGCGGCGTATGTTGAGCAGCAGAACCGTCAGATGAACCGCCAGGTCAGGCTCAACGTTCAGGTACTGAGTGTCAGTACTTCACGTAAGGAGCAACTGGGACTGGACTGGAATATCGTTTACAAGTCCCTGCGCTCAGCCGGTGCTTCACTCAATAATGTCAGCGGTGATATCACCAACGCCACGTCGGCGTCGGTATCTATTCTGGATTCAGCAACCGGAAGTGCGGCTAAATTTGCCGGCTCCAGTCTGCTGATTAAAGCTCTGTCAGAGCAGGGCGATGTCAGTGTGGTCACCTCGCAGGGTAGCGTGACCACGAACCTTACACCTGTACCTATTCAGATGGCCGACCAGACGGTCTACGTGGCACAGAGTTCAACTACTACCACAACCGATGTGGGTGCAACCACATCCCTGACGCCGGGTATGATGACTACCGGCTTCAACATGACGTTACTGCCACTGATTCAGGATGGTGGTGACGTGCAACTGCAGGTGGCATTCAACCTGTCTGATCCACCGACTATTCGTAACTTTACGTCCAAAGACGGCAACTCGTACATCGAGATGCCGTACACGAAACTCCGCTCGCTCAGCCAGAAAACTAACCTTCGCGCAGGGCAGGCACTGGTGCTGACAGGTTTTGATCAGAGTAATACCCGGATGACCAAAAACGGCACCTTTACCCCGGGTAATTTCCTGCTGGGTGGAGGTCGGGACGGCGATGATTCTCGCAGTACGCTGGTCATTATTATCACCCCGGAGCTGATGGGGAACGGTGGCTGATATGGCAGATATTCCGTTATCCGGCAAACCCCGTACGCAGGTTTTGCGCTGGCAGCGCCAGAACTGGGTAGTGGGGCTTCGCTGGGAAGAAAAGCAAAAGTCGGTACGTCGAG
It encodes:
- a CDS encoding Rpn family recombination-promoting nuclease/putative transposase, with protein sequence MDNEKGHNRPGHDGLFKLFLREPDTARDFLAVHLPADIRAQVRLDTLKLEAGSFVDQKLRELHSDVLYSVETAEGHAGYIYCLVEHQSTADRMMAWRMMRYSMAVMDAHLKKGNGTLPVVVPLLFYQGTVRPYPYSTDWMDCFDVPALAREVYSRPWPLVDVSVMEDCDLQSHRRMALLELVQRDIRHRDAASLLRDVVQLIRLAGNTREQVEAVLCYIIYNGMTSESITPFLYELAGEIPEYKELIMGTIAQQLKEEGIQQGIQQGIQQERQASLEREQKTLLETAYALLDNGVSLEVVIKSTGLSRETLEQPRH
- a CDS encoding TcpQ domain-containing protein, which encodes MNTQALFCLSLPLVIAGCAQQTSTQTARDSAFAQSQQPSVFSDIYQRSPEVTRSGRYTLVSIKSEDAQREPLNQLIDITMPGQLVNSVGDGFRYLLFQSGYSLCGHYGADFSELLNRPLPAVQRKIGPMRLSEALQVVAGPAWRMSVDEVNREVCFVLRDAYRVQAKTKALTSVTPAVTGAARTSSPETTRNPYTGVLPGNKAEPVITGQHLAAKKGTELKPVSQSLPVPALRPGGTPVTSGVSSVPPVKQVSSPAPRNPFTGKNLTGTTLAASHSPAPVGEKAQAKTPSPSTVKAVNPATATVLATTTKPLTGTPVAAVASGPEWKAVVGSTLKESLTDWAGRADCPGGGHWVVIWQTPTDYRIDAPLVFKGNFETALVQVFDLYKKADKPLFAEASRLQCLVSVADKPADRS
- the pilM gene encoding type IV pilus biogenesis protein PilM encodes the protein MGWFIVALGSVFLLVVGHVQTTQRSEVVKAQQSGSSYLLARQMLLLAAGINDWRYRHTLTDGTVALSELALPVAPDSRIRHVIVANRLWVWMPEVPGLVDALREQSGGSALTGTVTQGQLVWLSGVASGLPLPAGIQNGDVVYLN
- a CDS encoding PilN family type IVB pilus formation outer membrane protein, which produces MIRKYYKVRLRVAATAIAAALSLPACTFQEMDRMSRSAQASGDIARGHVSEQMRSSQGALVWTDKPWVNLKPVPTVSRGITQENFPDCQITLARDGLTLPEVGERITALCGVRVIFSPDALVAGQSSGTTRALNGPLPVPDNNGRIPLDQLGGAVDSARATATPVVLSGLRWQGKLSGLLDMISARTGLTPRMDNGAILFSLLETRTFQFTFLNTNITSNASVTSGSTSSMGTSGGSTNSSVSGDSSSSQQTTVDQSRNVYDDMKKTLETMVTPQKGRFWLSASTGTLTVTDTPSVLNSIAAYVEQQNRQMNRQVRLNVQVLSVSTSRKEQLGLDWNIVYKSLRSAGASLNNVSGDITNATSASVSILDSATGSAAKFAGSSLLIKALSEQGDVSVVTSQGSVTTNLTPVPIQMADQTVYVAQSSTTTTTDVGATTSLTPGMMTTGFNMTLLPLIQDGGDVQLQVAFNLSDPPTIRNFTSKDGNSYIEMPYTKLRSLSQKTNLRAGQALVLTGFDQSNTRMTKNGTFTPGNFLLGGGRDGDDSRSTLVIIITPELMGNGG